In the genome of Neodiprion pinetum isolate iyNeoPine1 chromosome 2, iyNeoPine1.2, whole genome shotgun sequence, one region contains:
- the fab1 gene encoding 1-phosphatidylinositol 3-phosphate 5-kinase isoform X2 codes for MNKNMNSPSKLTEFAPLSPEENQPVVASLFSKLFNFTKGSLSNDGSATSPNNDEQSSSGESESWKQSDSVEKTPDEDTSSVMNLPLDTIEGRSLPNVLKRISNIVALKSSNLQSYKDTQLRSYWMPDSVSKQCYECGERFTTFRRRHHCRVCGQIFCSRCCSEVIPGKIMGCTGDLRVCTYCCKVVLSYLQSSDMGADLTADLKALQEDLQVKYGNDIPQAAQRNVNDDTDPEIQVRRKTSVGYMEEKYALGCASTGYLSSEERTMALQNSASLRMIYEEIFRSSQAIILQTHRLRLRSYPNCCLGSELVDWMIAQNKAATRVQATAIGQAMLEAGFIECMLTENVFTDGPTIFKPLKPARVQTNSDFSADKRTTCDAQEPAWVKTIPQHDSTTDSESETKQPNSMFSTIGRMPSSSSSFYLDLNLEASTVTLKRPTSEELSVLSVDSIDNLVEKKEVNFTAHECNSGVPDELLRDTLHVQDYKEKNSWHKSNNLKTAFGESNAYNRLETAYKQHEDSLLKQLLNKEGLAQSWSETILPIAHQIVDQVRPNLNHDADDMDIRQYIQIKKVPGGNRNECGIISGLICSKNVAHRGMNAMIAHPKILLLQCGLTYQRVEGKLLSLEPVMLQENEYLGHTVARITALGPDIVLVHRSVSRLAQDRLKDCGVTLVLNVKLSILERVARCTGANIVNSVDAHIAGRYRLGTCQKFYLRNFPNENNGVKTLMFFEGCANSHLGSTILLRGGSQNELKKVKKVTLMMIFSAYSWRMEKSFLMDEFARPPSPKADAFLDENSPKNSVDNADEPEDVLSIERNVDSIQINMFPENYATANDISKNEFSKGDFVFDKDRDLPFEVSRKNDESETQDIDNPLFSPDTFKQGSTVLKQDSDPYDTLKLFKSKSKSVASRDKNNETSSRYGSNSIEQIIRDSEQFATASEQNIATEPIKSNTKPHNASEINLINKEYKTDDVAMEMNYPKSDDEMSEKVKSKDKAACEEKRTYSKSVSDHSDPLHQYLNEENDVFNEANLTVQQLSVADLPLSNKFKKALDDTILSVSPYLTFSIPYLETEPGRNCTLRQFFPKEIYHSMQFTDKVEGVRSNSISAECGYQDNQMMNLRLKPPHAFVGTNITNSADSREVQTLLANFRACGSRIYPTNNVIMDMKPTVVPNDRNDHIAKRLDCLDPLTHQRLSVLFCSFSHSSNTTPAFCVNPWVVNMDLYGRNDIALGLFLERYCLTTEYMCPAQACRAQIAQHARRFTHEGGCVHIGLSKLGNEPFGQENTNRILMWSKCNKCKSVSPVVPMSDDTWSLSFAKYLELRFHGSIYIRRGSDSCQHSLHHDHCQYFSRNNMLAIFKYARVSQWEISLPPPLITINYDPKQHSNVIEEMKNVALKGDEVFSSIRDKLVTLAIDPESLNAMKQQLSKDQQYFKNKIEEIQLKLTSPTLENKKMEGRNAEKIVQSLMFRIEDGIVILKRLISEAVFGWNNRILEITAKKKDDKQRRFAERAMTTGSSNFIESEGFVIDDAAPETQLESPMSADYNAVDAVTAVQTDLQSDFVDNSDNEVVENSNPEDIVVIHESPKTHHRSYSDVLPLASDDIPDKKKKKKTILSQLLPSVPIINPIQCPLGSLEHHLLSLGSVVPIVVYESEPSSIIAYALDSLDYKHKLQELLRSTKGSELNPSPLYKRKFSDNKENASELTQSIESKRPQFATNYRRYS; via the exons atgaacaaaaatatgaattcCCCGTCAAAATTGACGGAATTTGCTCCACTGAGTCCAGAAGAGAATCAGCCAGTCGTTGCATCTCTCTTCTCTAAGTTGTTCAACTTTACCAAAG GGTCGTTGTCCAATGATGGCTCGGCAACCTCTCCTAACAATGATGAACAAAGCTCTTCCGGAGAATCAGAATCATGGAAACAATCTGACAGTGTGGAAAAAACTCCAGATGAAGATACCTCGAGCGTTATGAATTTGCCACTGGACACTATTGAAGGACGTAGCCTGCCTAATGTTCTAAAGCGTATCAGTAACATTGTAGCGCTAAAAAGCAGT AATTTACAATCTTACAAGGATACGCAACTCAGGAGTTACTGGATGCCAGATAGCGTCAGTAAACAATGTTACGAGTGCGGAGAACGCTTCACAACTTTTCGTAGAAGACATCATTGCCGCGTATGTGGCCAAATCTTTTGTTCAAGATGTTGTTCTGAAGTGATTCCTGGAAAGATCATGGGTTGTACTG gTGACTTGCGAGTATGCACTTACTGTTGCAAAGTTGTTTTGTCCTATTTACAATCTTCCGACATGGGTGCTGACCTGACAGCAGATCTCAAAGCGTTACAAGAAGACTTACAAGTCAAGTATGGAAATGATATACCACAGGCAGCTCAGAGAAATGTCAACGATGATACAGACCCTGAGATCCAAGTCAGAAGAAAGACCAGCGTTGGATacatggaagaaaaatatgctttgggaTG CGCTTCAACAGGATACTTGTCGTCCGAAGAACGAACTATGGCTTTACAAAACTCAGCGTCTCTGAGAATGATTTACGAAGAAATATTCCGTTCTAGTCAGGCTATCATATTACAAACTCACCGACTCAGGCTGCGGAGTTACCCTAATTGCTGTCTGGGTAGCGAGCTAGTTGATTGGATGATAGCTCAAAATAAAGCTGCAACTCG TGTCCAGGCAACAGCGATCGGTCAAGCGATGCTAGAAGCAGGATTTATAGAGTGTATGCTAACGGAAAATGTGTTCACGGATggtccaacaatattcaaaccaTTGAAACCAGCCAGAGTCCAAACGAATTCAGATTTCTCAGCAGACAAGCGAACAACTTGCGACGCACAAGAGCCTGCATGGGTGAAAACTATTCCTCAACACGATTCAACTACAg ATTCCGAAAGCGAAACTAAGCAACCGAACTCAATGTTTTCTACAATTGGCCGTATGCCATCATCCAGTTCAAGTTTTTACTTGGATTTAAATCTGGAAGCTTCGACGGTGACATTGAAACGTCCGACGTCTGAAGAATTAAGTGTACTTTCAGTTGATAGTATTGACAACTTggttgaaaagaaagaagtcAATTTTACAGCACATGAATGTAACTCCGGTGTTCCAGACGAATTATTAAGGGATACACTTCATGTTCAGGactacaaagaaaaaaatagttggcataaatcaaataacttgaaaacTGCTTTCGGTGAAAGCAATGCTTACAATAGATTGGA AACTGCTTACAAACAACACGAAGATTCGTTACTCAAACAACTTTTGAACAAAGAAGGCTTGGCTCAAAGCTGGTCAGAAACAATCCTTCCTATAGCGCATCAAATTGTTGATCAAGTTAGGCCAAATCTCAACCATGACGCCGACGACATGGATATCAGACAGtacattcaaataaaaaaggtACCTGGTGGCAACAGAAATGAGTGCGGCATCATATCTGGCTTGATTTGTAGTAAGAATGTTGCTCATCGAGGCATGAACGCGATGATAGCCCATCCGAAAATTCTACTGCTACAATGTGGTTTGACATACCAACGTGTCGAAGGAAAATTACTGAGCTTAGAGCCAGTTATGTTACAG GAAAATGAATACCTAGGTCACACGGTTGCACGAATAACAGCACTTGGCCCAGACATTGTGTTGGTGCATCGATCCGTATCTAGATTAGCTCAAGATCGACTGAAAGACTGTGGTGTTACTTTGGTCTTGAACGTGAAGCTGAGTATCCTTGAAAGAGTGGCGCGATGTACCGGAGCAAATATTGTTAATAGCGTGGATGCCCATATAGCAGGGAGGTATCGTCTTGGCACGTGCCAAAAGTTCTACCTTAGGAATTTCCCAAACGAAAACA ATGGAGTGAAAACGTTAATGTTTTTCGAAGGGTGTGCAAATTCGCATTTAGGGTCTACTATATTATTGCGCGGAGGATCTCagaacgaattgaaaaaagttaaaaaggTGACATTGATGATGATCTTTTCTGCTTACTCGTGgcgaatggaaaaatcattcCTCATGGACGAATTTGCCAGACCTCCATCGCCGAAAGCTGATGCATTTCTGGACGAAAATTCACCTAAGAATTCAGTCGATAATGCTGACGAACCGGAAGATGTGCTGAGTATAGAAAGAAATGTTGACAGTATTCAAATAAACATGTTCCCAGAGAACTATGCTACTGCAAATGATATTAGcaaaaacgaattttcaaaaggCGACTTTGTCTTTGATAAAGACAGAGATCTACCATTTGAAGTCAGtagaaaaaatgatgaaagtgAGACTCAAGATATTGACAATCCATTATTTAGTCCCGATACTTTCAAACAAGGTTCCACAGTACTAAAACAAGATTCAGATCCATACGATActctgaaattattcaaatctaAATCGAAATCAGTTGCATctcgtgataaaaataatgaaacttCCAGCAGGTATGGAAGCAATTCTATTGAACAAATTATAAGAGATTCTGAACAGTTTGCCACAGCAAGTGAACAAAATATAGCTACAGAGCCGATCAAAAGCAATACCAAACCTCATAATGCTAGCGAAATAAATCTGATAAACAAAGAATATAAAACTGATGATGTTGCAATGGAAATGAATTATCCTAAATCTGACGATGAAATGAGTGAAAAAGTCAAATCAAAAGATAAAGCGGCGTGCGAAGAAAAACGTACTTATAGTAAATCTGTCAGTGATCACAGCGATCCACTGCATCAGTATTTGAATGAAGAGAACGATGTTTTCAATGAAGCTAACTTAACTGTTCAGCAATTGAGCGTTGCTGATTTACCATTATCCAATAAGTTCAAAAAAGCATTAGACGATACAATACTCAGCGTATCTCCATATTTAACATTTTCCATACCCTACCTAGAAACGGAACCAGGACGGAATTGTACACTCAgacaattttttcccaaagAAATATATCATTCCATGCAGTTCACAGATAAAGTCGAAGGCGTTAGGTCAAACAGTATATCTGCGGAATGTGGGTATCAAGATAATCAAATGATGAATTTGAGATTGAAACCACCTCATGCTTTTGTTGGGACTAATATAACTAACAGTGCGGACAGCCGGGAAGTTCAAACACTTTTGGCTAACTTCCGAGCATGCGGAAGTCGAATATATCCTACAAATAATGTTATAATGGATATGAAACCAACTGTGGTGCCGAACGACAGAAATGATCACATTGCCAAACGGCTCGACTGCCTGGATCCCTTGACACATCAGAGGTTATCCGTTTTGTTTTGCAGTTTTTCTCACAGCAGCAACACTACTCCAGCATTTTGCGTAAACCCTTGGGTAGTGAACATGGATTTGTATGGTAGAAACGACATTGCTTTGGGGCTTTTCCTCGAACGTTACTGTTTAACGACCGAATACATGTGTCCAGCACAAGCATGCAGGGCACAAATAGCTCAGCATGCTCGAAGATTCACTCACGAAGGAGGCTGTGTTCATATCGGTTTAAGCAAATTAGGGAACGAGCCGTTTGGCCAGGAAAACACCAATAGAATATTAATGTGGAGTAAATGTAACAAGTGTAAGAGTGTGTCGCCTGTTGTTCCCATGTCAGATGACACATGGTCATTGTCGTTTGCCAAGTATTTGGAACTAAGGTTTCATGGAAGCATTTACATCAGGCGGGGAAGTGATTCTTGTCAACATTCACTTCATCACGATCATTGTCAATACTTCAGCAGAAATAATATGCTGGCAATATTCAAATACGCACGAGTATCTCAATGGGAAATATCTTTACCGCCACCGCTAATAACAATCAATTACGATCCAAAGCAACACAGCAACGTCATagaagagatgaaaaatgtgGCACTCAAAGGAGACGAGGTCTTTTCTAGCATTCGGGATAAGCTTGTTACCTTGGCTATCGACCCTGAAAGTTTGAATGCCATGAAACAGCAGCTATCGAAAGACCAGCAGTacttcaaaaataaaattgaagaaattcagTTGAAGCTAACATCACCAACATTAGAGAATAAGAAAATGGAGGGCAGAAATGCTGAGAAAATTGTACAGTCATTGATGTTTAGGATTGAAGATGGTATtgtgattttaaaaaggcTAATATCCGAGGCAGTTTTTGGCTGGAATAACAGGATCCTAGAGATCACTGCCAAGAAAAAGGATGATAAGCAAAGGAGGTTCGCGGAACGAGCAATGACGACTGGGAGTAGCAATTTCATTGAATCAGAAGGATTCGTTATAGATGATGCAGCACCTGAAACACAACTTGAGAGTCCAATGTCAGCTGACTATAACGCTGTCGATGCAGTTACCGCAGTTCAAACTGATTTGCAAAGCGATTTTGTTGATAATTCAGATAATGAGGTAGTAGAAAACAGCAATCCCGAGGACATTGTAGTGATTCATGAATCCCCTAAAACTCATCATAGGTCCTATTCCGACGTGCTGCCATTGGCGTCGGACGATATACCggacaagaagaaaaagaagaaaacaatatTATCACAATTACTGCCGTCGGTCCCCATCATCAACCCTATACAGTGTCCGTTGGGTTCTCTTGAACATCATTTACTTTCATTAGG GTCAGTCGTACCGATCGTTGTATATGAGTCGGAACCTTCGTCCATAATAGCCTACGCACTTGATTCTCTTGACTATAAACATAAACTGCAAGAACTTTTACGATCTACAAAAGGCTCTGAGTTAAATCCGAGTCCGCTTTACAAGCGGAAATTCTCCGATAACAAGGAAAACGCATCTGAATTGACACAATCAATAGAATCAAAACGGCC ACAATTTGCCACAAACTACCGTCGCTACTCTTGA